One Saccharomyces kudriavzevii IFO 1802 strain IFO1802 genome assembly, chromosome: 7 DNA segment encodes these proteins:
- the SUT1 gene encoding Sut1p (similar to Saccharomyces cerevisiae SUT1 (YGL162W) and SUT2 (YPR009W); ancestral locus Anc_8.109), producing the protein MSTSITVSNRDQSLPPLLLPSVSLLEKDIGREGAQNAGITDPELLSATWTRKRAFAPDQFVSSSKRLKPAAADINGYGLGIATVTPSPTLPVGAIVSSLQNYSPPAFEFHNHALASIGNEDTNASAIQMPMISRSTSNSTTSSTTSSGSISKRQRTGPSCDKCRLKKIKCNAKIEILLQDDTIMPLISNKLRYVLTPNDIQRYRGTLLQNIAIPDDVVEGTSSRKLIKHIDKLVLLTPCLPCAKKKHSSSDFSRSFNCTFSKGFTRADISTSSKISLKFKDKTIYDMTYDDYKNLRP; encoded by the coding sequence ATGTCTACAAGCATTACGGTGAGTAATCGAGATCAGTCTTTACCACCTTTATTGCTGCCCAGTGTTTCCTTGCTGGAAAAGGATATAGGTCGCGAAGGTGCCCAAAATGCAGGAATCACTGATCCGGAATTGCTGTCGGCGACCTGGACAAGGAAACGAGCTTTCGCGCCAGACCAGTTTGTTTCTAGCTCCAAGAGGTTGAAACCCGCTGCAGCGGACATTAACGGGTACGGTCTGGGTATTGCCACGGTAACACCATCGCCCACACTTCCCGTAGGCGCCATTGTCTCTTCTTTACAAAATTACAGCCCGCCAGCGTTCGAATTCCATAATCATGCTCTTGCCTCCATCGGTAATGAAGACACTAACGCATCTGCCATCCAAATGCCCATGATTTCTCGCTCCACCAGTAACTCGACAACTTCCTCTACGACGTCCTCCGGTTCGATTTCCAAGAGACAAAGAACTGGGCCAAGTTGTGACAAGTGTcggttgaaaaaaataaaatgcaATGCTAAAATCGAGATCTTGCTCCAAGACGATACCATAATGCCATTGATCTCAAATAAGCTGCGTTATGTTTTAACTCCCAACGATATCCAACGGTATAGGGGAACGCTGCTGCAGAACATTGCCATTCCGGATGATGTCGTTGAGGGCACGAGTTCACGGAAGTTAATCAAGCATATTGATAAGTTAGTCTTGCTCACACCTTGTCTGCCATGCGCTAAGAAAAAGCACTCTTCTTCcgatttttcaagaagtttTAATtgtactttttcaaaaggcTTTACTAGAGCCGACATAAGCACTTCATCCAAAATATCtttaaaattcaaagataaAACCATTTATGACATGACCTATGATGACTACAAAAACCTACGTCCTTAA